The Humulus lupulus chromosome 7, drHumLupu1.1, whole genome shotgun sequence region TGAAATGTATGTTTAATATATATTTGGTATTTTtataaaaatcttatttttgaAATATGCAAATTGAAACCGTAATCTTGAAAAATATTAAACAAAGGTGAGTTTTattggaagcccagtgagctaGCCCAGCCCAGTGATACCGTAATAGAAGTGGACACACTAGTAATTTCAGTCAAACTTTATTATATATTTCTGGTTTGGTCCTCCCTCATCGTAAACCCTAGAGTCGCCCCCTCCATTTCTAACACACAGGTTTTTCTCTAGCTCTCTCCCTTTTTCTGTTTCTTCTGGTTGCACTTTGTATCAGTTTTAATACTGTATATGTGTTTATTTTGTTGCAATTAGGGTTTCATATTGATCAGTAAGAAAAGTTTCAGCTTGCAATGGCTCCTAAAGGTACTAATTTCTTCCAATGCTTTCTTTTGTACTCTATACTTTATTGATTTCCATTTTCTATGCTTGTTATTATTTATTGGATTTTCTGTTGTAATGCATTAGCAGATTACTTTTAACGTTCATTAGTTTCCACAACAAAAATTAGTAAATGATTAAGCATTGCTTCATTTTCTAGGAAATCTTGTTAGTTTGTGTGTTCGTATGAGAAACTTGATTCCTTTGTAGGCTTGTGAAACGTGCTTTGATAGTTTCGTAATAGTTAATGCGACCTTTACGACGGCTTTGGCTTTTGGGGTCTTTGTTTTTCGTACTCAATTGTATATAAAAATGAGGATGGGAGAGGTACTAATTTTAGTTGAAGAAAATATATAGGAGGTAGAGGGCTTTAATTTTAGTGTCTTTGGCAAGGAATGAAAGAAAGAACAAAGTAAATAGGTGTAAGTTAAGGGTAATGCTGCAAAGGAATAGaagtgataattttttatttggtgTGGGAGCTGTTTTATATATTCAGGTTGTGTAACATTAGAAGAATACTGATTCAGATCTTCGATGAATCTTTTAGTTTATAATAGTTGAGTCAGTTTTTTTATATCAAGAAAGGTTTAGCTGATTTAGATTTTGTTTTGATGGTTTCTTTGGCCGTAACTTTGTGCTTGAGGAATCATGTTGACATTGGATTTCATAGACAAATAGTAGAACTACTGCTGGTTAATAGATATGCTTTTAGTTTGTATCTCTTATGGGCCAGGAGATAGTTGAACAGAGTGTCTGGATTTAGTTTTCAGTATACTTGTATATTGCAATTAGGTCTTGGTACTGTTGTGAATATCTCTAGTATTGTTGGTACGGAAATGCAATTAGGTCTGGAACTAGTTATATTGCAGTACTAGTGTGTTTGCAATTAGGTTAACATTCGTGTATTTTGTTACCAATGTGTGTGTGTTTTCATTTAGTGGACAATGGAATGATTGTTATAACACGTGCTTATTTCATAGTTCTCTTCCCTCTAACCATTGCATATCCTGTTCAGCTGATGGCTCGAAAAAAGCTGATCCAAAGGCACAAGCCTTGAAGGCTGCAAAAGCAGTGAAGTCAGGTCCGACTATTAAGAAGAAAGCTAAGAAGATCCGAACTTCAGTTACCTTCCATCGGCCGAGGACATTTAAGAAGGAAAGGAATCCCAAGTATCCTCGTGTTAGTGCTCCATCAAGGAACAAGCTTGATCATTATGAGATTCTCAAGTATCCTCTTACCACTGAGTCTGCAATGAAAAAGATTGAGGATAACAACACTTTGGTTTTCATTGTTGACATTCGTGCTGACAAGAAGAAGATCAAGGATGCAGTAAAGAAGATGTATGACATTCAGACTAAGAAAGTGAATACATTGATCAGGTAagattttaatttgttttatttacatGTGGAATGATCATGCTCCCTTCTttcctgtttatgtttataacATAATTTGATAATCGTGTCCAGGCCTGATGGTACCAAGAAGGCTTACGTTAGATTGACCCCAGACTATGATGCTCTTGACGTTGCTAACAAAATTGGAATCATCTAAGGTAGTTTTGTAGCTTTTCTCATTAAGAATTTCAATTTTGTTTCCATTTGCAAATGAAGTGCAATTTTACCAGACTTTGGTTCAATTTGAAGTCGTAATCTTTTTCTCTAAGTGGTTATTGTTTCGGTTTGCTGTTACAATTGACATTGGAATACAAAATTAGGTTTGCGTAATTATTTGGTTAAACTCTGGGAGTTTAAAAAATGATTGATCAACTTTAGCGAACTTGAACAAATGGAGCCAATCGTAACAGGACTCGTTTGATATTTTAATGAACTTGAACCCCAAGGGGTGGTGTAGCTGTGAGGACGATTAAACTCTGGGAATTGCTCCAGGGTTCGAATCCCCCTATACTCAAAAGCTTGGGGCCAATGTGAGGTCTCCCTGTTGAACTGACAGGGCCCACAAATAAAAAGAATTATTTTAATACTTGTTTATCTGATTGAGCGTTTCGTCATCAAGCGTGTGAGCAATTAAATTAAGCCTTTATAATTAACATTTCAACTATTAAATTAAGCCTTTCTAATTAACATTTCACCTAAATTCTAATTTTTGTatgaaaaaaattgattttttataCCACAGATTACGGTGAATgaaacctttttttttcttttttttttttaccaaaataaaGGTCTacgtaaaaaaaataataaataaacgaTGAGATTTTTTTTAAAGTAATAAACTATAAGATTTAAATGCTATAATTTAAGAATTTGGTCTTTCATATTTTCTTGACTAAATtgtaaaacaataaaagaaaaaaaaaattaagttttacTCTATTCTTtgaaatacatttttttttattttacatataggttttacattatactatatattagatttttttatatatttttctacatcatttaaatattatatatttaagcatattttattaattaaagtaaaataaaataattaaaaataataataataatgggagagaaaacttataaagaaaaataataatattaaaatattatataaatgctATGTAAAtatagatatgaattaattggaatttgtgcataactattataaatatatgtataaatgaacTGATGAaatatgtttttgtgagttttagctaaatattatacagaaagtgtattacaaaatacaccaccaaaatatattattttataatttacctcaaacttttatcttatatcatacatcagtttctttattttttatgtacattatttaaatattatattttaaaaaaatattttattcattttaaaaaataaaataattaaatataataatattatactcatatatatacaaaaatttataaaaaaagaataaaatatttatagcttgatgagtAGTGTTTCTTTGCATATAgagaaatattattcatttatgtaaaaaaaatataactttacctCTCATTTATTAGAAGACTATTTAACCATTTCTTTATATATCATTAGTCTAAGAAAAGGGTGGTTATTTGATATATCGGGAGAGATTCGATATATTATTAGAACAATAGCAGTATGTCATCATTAACAACAGGAAACATACTAAATCGTACTGTTTTGTGGCTAGTAGTTGTAGAGTTGTTCAGAATGTTGGAAGGTAGGCTTGGTAATGTGCAGGCCTTTCTCGAAAGAAATCCAGATTCTTCCTATCCAAGTGTTTTGAAGGGACATGCATTCACAAGGCGTAAGATCCATCTGGAAACCTCCTTTGAAACCCTGCCCTGTTTCTCGACAAGATTATATCCGTAAATTGCTTTTTGAATATGTGGATATAAAGTAGGTTGCTAAGTAGAAGATGAGGGTGCAGATGGCAGCAGTAGAGAAAAGTCTACTTGGGTGAAATTGAGATTAACACTGCTCAAATGCTGTGTAATATATTGTTGTAACATTGTTTTTCGGTTAttttccctcatatttctcttaGGTGGCACATTTTCAATTGAAGCTAGATGACCAATGAACAGTAACTAGCACAAAGCCGTTCATGGAGATCTACTAACAAGGATATGTTAGAAAGAAAAATGGATTGAAGCTTCAATACAACTTTCATAATTtcatttaacattaataaaattgAATTGACTTTCACTCTAAACGAAATTCTAGAATGAAGAGAAAATTGGGGTTGTTGTGTCGACCATGAAATTTAACCTTCGCTAAAAAGGGCTAACAAATTTGACAAACAATGTGATATACAAATGACTAAAAAAGGATAAaactaaaaaatacttaattgcTATGTCTTTTAAGGATCAAAACCATAAGAATAAAAGTATCCCATTTACATCAATATCACCCACCCTGAGAGATCtgattttctttttccctttttaCAAGAAGAACCAAAACTCAAAATGATTTCAATGGAGTCTCTGCCGTTTCACAATCGGTATTTGGTCATTATAACTGGAACTCATAGAGAGCAGCTTTGAATTGTTCAGGCGCGAGCTAGAAGCACCACCAGCGAAATTCAACATGGAGGCCGAGCATGACTGAGTATATTGCAATGAGTTAATAGGCTTTTGAGCCACATAGGAGTTGTCAACTGGTTTATGATTATACCCGGAAGCACCTTCACCGGCGCCTTTAATTGAAACCGGAGGAATCTTGAAGGGCTGCAAGGGGGGCGGGTTACGCCACTTGGGAAGAGGCCCCGCCAAGAAGAGAGCCTGGAGGAGTGGACCAGCATTCAGAACAGCCTCCAATAGTTTTCCCTTCTGAGGCAGAGTTTTTCCTTTGGAAAGATTCTCAATCACAACAGTACCCGGATCAATCTTTGGTGGGGCTGGAACAGAACCAATGGAAAACCCCATGTGGCTTGAATCAGCCATGTTGAAATTGGAGAGTTCTGGTGAAGAAACAGCAGCATCAAAAAACGATTCTACAGGCGAAGAGCCATGAGAGTGGTGATTGTAAGTCTCAGAAAGACTGTTCGATTCTGTTATGCTTGAGTTGGCCTTGGCAGCAGGCAATAAGAGAAGGCTTTCAGGTTGAAGTTGAGCAAACATGTTAGGAAGTTCAGTTTGACTGTTACTCAACATAAGCTGAGCTTTCTGAAGCTGATATCTTgcttcatctctttctttcaaTGCAGATTTTAAGAGATCAAGTAAATTTTTCAGGTACTCCTCACTCTTTGTCATTTGTTCCTTTGCCTCCATTTTAACTGACTCTAGCTCAACTTTGGTGCAGTGAAGCTTATGATTCAACTCGTTTATGTTTTGCTGAGATAAGAATAAAGGGGTTTTGTTAGACGAGTAAAACATAATTACATACCATAAATGAAAAACTGATAAGAACAAGCAATAATTCAGAAATAAAAATGTCAGTTATGAAATCAGTTAATGAACAACTAATTCAAAGTTAGGAAAAACTTAACAAAAAATTTATCGAGAAGGGCCCATGCAGATTCCAATTTTTTGGTCAAACGATGattatcttttttttcttttaaacaaaaaaatttaaaaagagaAATTGATATTAAAGGTGATAGTCGCCATTAAACCTACCCTTATAGCAAAACTTGTGAACATGGGCCCTAATAATTCAATGCCATAAAATACCAAAAGCTTTCATCAATAACGACATATAACAATAAGCTTGGCCCAATAGATGTTATGTCCATGGCATGACAGAGAAAGCATTTTTATATCTTAAAAAATCCCCATATGAACAAAATATGCAGTGCTAATCGTACGGTAAAATATATTCACATTATTgacaagaacaaaaaaaaaagggaggaAAATGACAATTGCAAAAGCTAGAATTCTAATGAGAATGCAATAGTGGACGTGACTCAAAATCTGAAACAGAGTCATTTCATAGAAAAGATTGAAATTTTGGGGAAAAAAGGAGTAAAACTCGGAAAGAATTATAGGCAATGATTCAATCTGAAATGGTTCATAAAgcattaaaaaatacatatttaacttACAGAGTAGGAAATGAAATAACAATTTAGAAAGATCCAAAGAAGAAGCCATTTcagacaaaagaaaaagaaataaacatGGTAAACACAGCCTAATTTTCATACATGGTAATTTTAAACGGCAAAACAAACAATACCCAGAAGAGAAAACAAAAGATATAAGAGAAAAATGAGAGCTTTCACATGGAGAAGTAGAAAGGAAAATGACCCACCTCCTGGTATAAAGACCACACTGAACCCAATTCCTCCATGATTATGGTTTCTTTGTATGTTTACTTTCTTCACAGGGAGAGAGAAAATTGCAGAAAAAGAATAGGAGCTGAGGGAGTTAAAATGAAGTGAATTGTGACTCATTTATAGACTAATATGTGACAAAACaatgttagagagagagagagagaaagagattaaaagaaattaaataaaattaacagaAGAGCAAAGAAAGGAGAGAGGGAGACGGCTTTCACACTACATTCCAGAGAAACCAGTCCACgtcaaagaaaaataagaaatgcCAAAACCTTCCATAGTAGAAAATCTTTCCAATTGAATTTTTCTTCTCTctgtaaaatttaatttttatcaaATTTCTTCCCACCCTTTTTGGACCTATGTCtcattctaaaataaaaaaattaatgaaataatatatatattttcctttctttttctgttACCATGCATAAgctgtaatatatatatatatatatattaaaaataaataaataaaagctagCTGTTAGTAGTAGTGGTTTACATTAGGGCTTTACGCGGTTAAGTGTGTAAAGGCAACTTTCCTAATATACCCTCTTTCTAAAATAATTAGCCTTTCCGGTAACATTTTGAGTCAAAACAACAGTGAAATAATattggaaaaagaaaaaaaaaattaaataaattgagAGACTTTAGCCTATAATGGTGTGCGTTTGATTATTCTCTAAATCCAAATAAGGAATATCCAAAAGAAATCAACCCCATTTAATTCCCTTACCATTATGATTATCTTAATCGTTTGTCATAGAAAAATAGTtactataaataatattatatacactGTAGAATTCTACCCTTTGAGTGTGAACAATGGTCGAAGGTCTATACTATTTAggctaagatttttttttttgggaggaGTATAAAGAGAAGATATATCAAAATGTGAGCCTGGTTTTTTAAATCAGATAATTAATTCTGTTTTACTTTGATAAGTTTATGATTTGGCCAATATCTACACAAATGTCATATCAagtgtattatatattatatgtgtattgtatataatatatatatacttttaattAAAGCTAGAGAGATAAGATATATTCCAATTagtttaaagttttatttatatattttttgcccTCTTTTTTCTTTTATAGGGGTGTAATAATTGAGAATAGACTTTAGTAACCTCTCTAGTTTTATATGCTCAAGACAGCTTTGGAAGACCAATTATGGCGTACAAACCCTACTCATAATCCCTCACCAAAACATAACATTGAAAAGACCTTCTGTAATCAATGGATATGGTGCCTATATGAttgcattatattataaaaataattgcTTATTTTCAATTTTTATACATGATAAAATAAGAGGTTGTGGTTTACAAATAAATTCTTTTTGTAACATGTTAAATTATTACataaattttgtcaaaaaaaaaaaattattacataaATCTACATATGTATTAATCTAAGCACACTCTACAGGTCGCTCTTAACATTATTTTAAAACTTTGAATCAGACACTTACAAAGTACTCACCCCAAAAAAATTTAACGGTGAGATTAGAATgactttttcatatttttaaattataagggGATCAGatacactttttttttataattaattttagagtttattttttaaaataaaaataaattgtataGTAcgtaccaaaataaataaaatttgttcaataaatttattcacaataataataaaaaaaacttttattaaaaataGATTTTAGTTATTAGGTAATTAGAAAAACAGTTAACTAGTATTATCTTCCTCAGCATAAACCTCATATAtatattctaatttttttttatctcttgTTTTGCATCTTATGTATCTCAAAAACAAGTGAATTTATAATAAATAGCACTATTAACTTACAATTACTAGCTCTCTTTTTGCTAAACTTTTAATTTACTTGTAGCATCTTAGATTGATAAGTcgtttattgttatttttatgtACCCAGTTTAAATAATGTAAAAcgacaaattatttatttttaattattgttttgaaagaaaaaatgacaaATTATTAAGTTGGTCATGAAATTTGTTTAGTATTTTAATAATAGCAAATATGAGTTGCAATATAATCCGGGTCTATGTATCGTTTCATTGACTTTTTAACATTAGCTTACATATTCTCCAATGATATAATATAGTCTATCGTACAATAAAGAATTGAAATTTAGATCATAATGCTATATATTATAATAGTTGTAAGATGGACCCAATTTTTTCTTAGATTATCTCCATAGAGTTTTGGTACTAGATTGCATTGTGATCACTGCCCAAGAAAACTGAACTCAACCATATATAATAGCTgacttattattatatatatatatatattatgttattcTTATTCTGGTCCTGGTCCGTAACTTTTCCCATAATTAATCCAAATATATAACTAAAATTTCTACGTTTTATGCCTTCGGTagatacatatgaattttgggtTAGCATTCGTCTAGAGTaggaatctatatatatatagttttacaCCTCGTTTTGGGGGTCTCAATTTTTTGTATACATAAAAAAAAGTTTGACCTCTCCTGTGTGTCTAATTATCCCTCAACTTCTACactaattaatattttcttaagaaaaaaaaattatgtccaTTCTCCCCTCTAGTTTATCTTAATTTTAAGTATTGTGTTTCAAGTAATTTTAAAATCTAATGTAGTGTTTCATAGAATTTATAAAAATCTTTAAGAAATGGTTTGACACAGTTTTATTATTACTTCTAGAAAAtaggaaaaaaataaataaaagcttAAGTTGTTTAATTATTGTTtggataatttaaattaaaaagcttaaattttttaaatatgttaaagtaattattttttttacggaattttttaatacataaataataaaatgttaattaaaataagaaaaataattatttatgttTGTCTCTCTCTTAATCTTCTCTTTTAAAATACAGGAGACTCTCCTTGTAAgtgttttaaaataataatgaaaCAATTTCTTATAATTATTTTTACTACTAAAACTGTTCAATAAAGTGGAAAAAAAATTCTATACTATACATGttcattaaagaaaataaaaatacttTCACATGGATTGATTAAAAATTTGGACTAAAGAAATCCACAATTATGCCACTGCgaaaatatatattgttgacgccgttttccgccaacttaaataggagagcaattaaataaaaagatattagagcaaatgaataaaaaataacacaggaggatttttacgtggttcatcagttaaatctacctagtccacaaaTTTATGTTATTAAAACTTGGGAGTTTTCTAGAAACTTTTTAGAGAATATAGTTGCCTAGAGTTTTTCTCCAGAATAAGtttttcggtcctttacaaatggtgcttccttctctatttatagataaggttgcagaattcattcctacatatctcgggaagatattctgcaaatcaattaatataatactatttaatgcattatttcatTCATACACGGAAACGTCTCATGAAAAATGGGATCGGATAACAGAtaaaatgatatcccttaaatattgtgATCGTACaataataaacatgttcacacgtaatcgATTAACTCAGATACGTGATTCATTAAATCTTCAAGATTAGCAGTTGTCATTGAACTTGCCGAGACTATCAGTCGATCACGACCTCGTCACCTATCTTCGACTATGCTCGGAACAAGTAGATGTTGTCATATTCAAGCTTGCACTTCCTGAGCTCGAGCCATCTCGCCTGAAGGCAATCAGtgaaaaatatattcaagtgtcaTACCATGGCCATTGCGAGCTAAGAGAATATTTGAGGCTATACATCCTCGGGGtcgttgtttacttcaaagaggtgcgacggttggatcatatgatggccgcatatgtttcgagctcacacctgacgagcccagttttcggggtcataacttcttatctcgaaatctgggtgtaacatatatatatatatattagatacaagcaGCGTACAATGCACGcatgtttagttttatttatagaatttattaattgtaTTTATCAAATttgtatgattgtcatataaatttcaaataaataaacaatattatatataaaataacataaacatattaaatgaaaaattaaactaaaacactatttatgattttttttaaatatatatatatataactaggtAAAAATAATGTGCAatgcacgtttacttagtttcaaagttataaacatgcttattcaaacatgtatttattttttatttttaattatcatataaattttaaataaataaacaatatcataaaaataaataaaatatgtttaatataatgtatgacgttaatgtattaaaaaattaaggcaaaacattgtctataattttaataaaaaaatcgattcacttttttttcttcaatatgtaatagaatgaattacattctatagtatatataaatatttatatcaataatctctacatatatgacatttaaacacaacattgacatagatatatatttacatgactacatgacatatatataaattacaataatatttaaaaaaaaattaataatagaaaaaagtcatagtgtagagtagtatacgtggatcaactatttttagtttctaatgtatctcacaatatcctttggtgaatttgatgaaaaaaaagagttctaatcacttgataaaaaataaaccatcacacaaatttataagataaaaaaaatgatatgtatgactttattatttttaaataaatatgatttaattatttaaattatcataaaatatctttaaaatattctattttaattaattaattaatttttatttaagtttatgtttgttctaatttttgaatttggcagtaaCAACAagggattatatattatatgtttaatataatattaatattatacatggattttaaatttaaatttgttgctagtttttttaaaagaagtttgtttctagttgatggtaggttatattatgttatatgtttaatatgatattattttgatacgtgaaatttaagtttaattaaattttatttaagttataaaatgtatggttttattattttaaataattgtcattgtaaaatatctcaaaaatatcatattttaaattgtttaattatttatttatttatttttatttaagtttaaatcatgtttacaatctacagttaaatataagaatattctgttatatataagaatattctgttaaagttaacgaaaaaataAAAGccattaaaactaagaatttctatTTTCTAcgtacttattatatagaagagatatgataaattttttaaacataaatgataatttttttaataaaaattaagattatgtattatatattattataatatttaaatttatattgatataagtattaaatatttagtcttagtcttgtattaaatattattataataatattttataatatttgaatttatattaatataatttagtaaaaatttaagattatatattattatcataataatattttataatatttaaatttatactaatataattgttaaatatcttgttttgtattatatattattataataataatattttataatttttgaatttgaatttaaatttaaatttatattaatataattattatatatgaagtcttatattaaatattattataattatgatattttataatatttgaatttatattaatataattgataaatatttatttttaagttagttttaaatgtatattctattaaatatttagttaaaattaacaaaacaaatggttaaaataaaaaatttctgttatctacacaatttttatatagaagagatattagtcataaaaatatattttactggAACTAAATGCATATAACAGTATTTAAAGCAATTTGTGACTAAATATTAGTTTGTATtcacaagtaattttttttttgaattataAGTAACAAttagaaaataattttgtttttttgcATAGCGTCAAAGAAATTAATATTGAGtgtatattaattttataacacATATTTATGATGCAAAATGCATTCACGTTCTGACTATATATATGGctaaaaattttataattaatcacaaaaaattattatgattaaataTAGGTATTTTTTTGGCTAAACTTATAGTTATAGAGGTACATTTTAATATTTTCGTAAAGATGAGGTGTCAATTTTAAATCTTCCTAAAAGtgaaaaaaattatgtttcttttttgttttttttttttttgaaaaaggaaaataatatatatatatatatatatatatatatataatgagaaACTTATACATATTTCTATTTGGTTATTAATTACTAAAAAATTATCTAAATAGTGATTTTTTTCATAGTAGCAAACATTGTACATTTCGTTTTTTTCCCCGAATGTAGActaatattatgatatatttatgggatttttttatttgggttctaaattataaaatgatatacATAAATAATACTATATattcttattataataatacaaaacatacctcaaaataaaaaatattagtatTATATTAATTACATACAAATGAAACTTTCATTTTAGTTGTTTCAACCCTACATAATAACTTaccttttataattatatattatgcaATAATAATCAATCAAAAAATGAAATAAACCAATACAACTAATGTaaagccccaaattctccgatgcatttaacggtgtgaacagtaggccgggagggccatacttgcttaattgtattattaattgattaaatgcatgtatatgttgattatattatgagatgatgtg contains the following coding sequences:
- the LOC133791012 gene encoding large ribosomal subunit protein uL23-like, translating into MAPKADGSKKADPKAQALKAAKAVKSGPTIKKKAKKIRTSVTFHRPRTFKKERNPKYPRVSAPSRNKLDHYEILKYPLTTESAMKKIEDNNTLVFIVDIRADKKKIKDAVKKMYDIQTKKVNTLIRPDGTKKAYVRLTPDYDALDVANKIGII
- the LOC133791013 gene encoding uncharacterized protein LOC133791013 yields the protein MEELGSVWSLYQEQNINELNHKLHCTKVELESVKMEAKEQMTKSEEYLKNLLDLLKSALKERDEARYQLQKAQLMLSNSQTELPNMFAQLQPESLLLLPAAKANSSITESNSLSETYNHHSHGSSPVESFFDAAVSSPELSNFNMADSSHMGFSIGSVPAPPKIDPGTVVIENLSKGKTLPQKGKLLEAVLNAGPLLQALFLAGPLPKWRNPPPLQPFKIPPVSIKGAGEGASGYNHKPVDNSYVAQKPINSLQYTQSCSASMLNFAGGASSSRLNNSKLLSMSSSYNDQIPIVKRQRLH